The DNA sequence TTGCACACCTCCAACGGCGCCAGCTTGGCCTCCGCTCTCCCTTCTCAATCTTTCGATTCTTCAGAGTACAGCAGAACCAACCACTACCAATCAAGCCTGTCCAGATCCCAGCTGCGGCAAATGCCTCTCTGGTACACAGCACTCGGAACCCCAAGAAATGCACGTGCGGATGGTATCACTTTTACGGCAAATGCGGCCACCTGTACCAGCGATTTGCAGGCACATGCGGCAGAAAGACGACGAGCTCTGGGCGAAGCGGATTCTGCACGACGCCTGCACCGAAGAATGTCATTTACGGATATTATGTCAATGAGAAGTGCACAAATGCAAAATGCACC is a window from the Trichoderma atroviride chromosome 5, complete sequence genome containing:
- a CDS encoding uncharacterized protein (EggNog:ENOG41), with amino-acid sequence MSIRSLAHLQRRQLGLRSPFSIFRFFRVQQNQPLPIKPVQIPAAANASLVHSTRNPKKCTCGWYHFYGKCGHLYQRFAGTCGRKTTSSGRSGFCTTPAPKNVIYGYYVNEKCTNAKCTVCRRRGH